A portion of the Cryptomeria japonica chromosome 5, Sugi_1.0, whole genome shotgun sequence genome contains these proteins:
- the LOC131063738 gene encoding uncharacterized protein LOC131063738 translates to MTLVGKNLDPRPNIDIVRAFSKCKWALKGQVEITAMSKGALSMSFSCKEDMSRVLYDGPWLIDKSTLALKKWSPKMDLNESFFVQAPVWVRLLGLPLEFWVEDVFKGIASSFSELLSMDPNTVARRRLTFTRIYVGVMQGTDMPLSIKINSRLGKWIQPLKYESVPFACFHYKKLGHTTRKCTLQAVKEKEKKENAMQWKEKNPVKQPKGSEKEKRIKEAQSVIIPGMVEQRENVNVENLEIPLLEEKKDQTGKDNREQQDINQEDQRSDNLEDGEIQVVLLDKEEEDSNHITDNTTRNVLSSDYEEAQKCLILGGISLLGSQQSVEMVKSTSSNHQ, encoded by the coding sequence ATGACACTGGTTGGAAAAAATTTGGACCCAAGGCCAAATATTGATATTGTTAGGGCATTTTCTAAATGCAAATGGGCACTTAAAGGTCAAGTAGAGATCACTGCTATGTCCAAAGGGGCATTGTCAATGTCTTTCTCTTGTAAGGAAGACATGTCAAGGGTGCTCTATGATGGCCCTTGGCTAATCGATAAATCAACGCTAGCTTTGAAAAAATGGTCGCCTAAGATGGACTTAAATGAATCCTTTTTTGTTCAAGCTCCAGTCTGGGTTAGACTATTGGGCCTTCCCTTAGAGTTCTGGGTGGAAGATGTTTTTAAAGGAATCGCTAGTTCTTTCAGTGAACTCCTTTCTATGGATCCTAACACAGTGGCTAGAAGAAGACTCACTTTCACCAGGATCTATGTGGGAGTTATGCAAGGCACAGATATGCCCCTATCCATTAAGATTAACTCTAGATTGGGAAAATGGATCCAACCATTAaaatatgaaagtgtccctttcGCTTGTTTTCATTACAAAAAATTGGGACATACAACAAGGAAATGCACTCTTCAGGCtgtcaaagagaaagaaaagaaagaaaatgcaaTGCAATGGAAAGAAAAAAACCCTGTTAAGCAACCTAAGGGGTCTGAAAAAGAGAAAAGGATCAAAGAGGCCCAGAGTGTCATCATCCCTGGCATGGTAGAACAACGAGAGAATGttaatgtggaaaacctagaaataCCTTTGCTTGAAGAGAAAAAGGATCAAACAGGCAAAGACAATAGAGAACAACAAGATATCAATCAAGAGGATCAAAGAAGTGATAACTTGGAAGATGGAGAAATACAAGTGGTGTTACTAgataaggaggaagaagattcAAATCACATTACAGATAACACCACCAGAAATGTCCTTAGTAGCGACTATGAAGAAGCCCAAAAGTGTTTGATCCTTGGAGGAATCTCATTGTTGGGATCACAACAATCGGTGGAGATGGTGAAATCCACCTCCAGCAATCACCAATGA